In the genome of Pseudarthrobacter sp. IC2-21, one region contains:
- a CDS encoding STAS/SEC14 domain-containing protein → MTKQPAESVKADLTLDGQGVVQLKWARGVSISEADAEAAMSGVNDLCGNVRYPMLVDMATTAQVSRGARAVFGRPCQASRIALLGASPVDKVLANFILGINKLPCPTRFFTSRDDATAWLLKDQQQAVA, encoded by the coding sequence GTGACGAAGCAGCCTGCAGAAAGTGTGAAGGCGGACCTGACCTTGGACGGGCAGGGTGTGGTCCAACTGAAGTGGGCCCGCGGGGTGTCCATCTCCGAGGCCGACGCCGAAGCCGCAATGAGCGGCGTCAATGACCTGTGCGGTAACGTCCGTTATCCCATGCTGGTGGACATGGCCACCACGGCCCAGGTCAGCCGGGGTGCCCGCGCGGTCTTCGGCCGGCCGTGCCAGGCGTCCCGGATAGCGCTGCTGGGGGCGTCGCCCGTGGACAAAGTGCTGGCAAACTTCATCCTGGGAATCAACAAACTGCCCTGCCCCACCCGGTTTTTCACCTCGCGGGACGATGCTACGGCATGGCTGCTGAAGGATCAGCAGCAGGCCGTCGCCTGA
- a CDS encoding class I SAM-dependent methyltransferase — translation MRSAWRKYLILPKLIRLSRSAPKDRAVAWDKYWEGIVSTGTSSEVLWDSGSDNELRGYRDILTRHFDPDLPVVDVGCGHGAFSRALAAFSPRVIGVDVAEHAVARARAESEAMDNLSFVACDMTRPHAGAGLAGPTDANVFIRGVLHVLGTADQAALMENLRQMVGERGRVFLAETNFRGNPVEYVSHLGASRRSIPAPLELAIRKLPMPGHFGPDELAVVMPTDRWTLVEDGAATIETNPLMDAEGNSRVPGYFAVLKGKTPAQEPLSA, via the coding sequence ATGCGCTCCGCCTGGCGGAAGTACCTCATCCTGCCCAAGCTCATCCGGCTGTCCCGCTCCGCCCCCAAGGACCGGGCTGTCGCCTGGGACAAGTACTGGGAAGGTATCGTCAGCACCGGAACCAGCAGCGAAGTGCTCTGGGATTCCGGCTCTGACAACGAGTTGCGCGGCTACCGTGACATCCTGACGCGGCACTTCGATCCGGACCTTCCCGTGGTGGATGTGGGCTGCGGGCACGGTGCCTTCAGCCGGGCCCTCGCGGCGTTTTCACCCCGCGTGATCGGCGTGGATGTGGCCGAGCATGCGGTGGCCCGCGCGCGGGCCGAATCGGAAGCCATGGACAATCTCAGCTTCGTGGCGTGTGACATGACACGGCCACATGCCGGTGCCGGGCTGGCGGGGCCAACGGACGCCAACGTCTTCATCCGGGGTGTGCTGCATGTCCTGGGCACCGCCGATCAGGCTGCCCTGATGGAAAACCTCCGGCAGATGGTGGGCGAGCGCGGCCGGGTCTTCCTGGCGGAAACGAACTTCCGCGGCAATCCGGTGGAATACGTCTCGCATCTGGGGGCGTCGCGCCGCAGCATCCCGGCGCCGCTGGAGCTGGCCATCCGCAAACTCCCCATGCCCGGCCACTTCGGCCCGGACGAACTGGCAGTTGTGATGCCAACAGACCGCTGGACGCTGGTGGAGGACGGTGCCGCCACAATCGAAACCAATCCTCTGATGGATGCCGAGGGGAACAGCAGGGTCCCCGGCTACTTCGCCGTCCTCAAGGGCAAAACGCCCGCACAGGAGCCACTCTCCGCGTAG
- a CDS encoding glycerate kinase has protein sequence MRILIAPDKFKGSLTAAEAAAAMAEGALRVYPDAVANQFPIADGGEGTLEAAVAAGYEERINAVVGPILKPVGAAWAIRKNPAGGAVAVIETAQASGLAQMEPTAANALRAHSYGCGQLIAAALDAGATEIVLGLGGSAMTDGGSGALRALGLKPLDSAGNVVPLGGGSLADVVALDTSGLDPRLTAVTFRIAVDVQNPLFGATGAAHIFGPQKGADADAVELLDAGLRNWASVLREATGRDVNLPGAGAAGGFPASFLAFGNARLEGGFALVAGLTGLPAQLDEADLVITGEGSLDSQSLTGKAPIALADAARERGIPVIVVAGRILVTPEDLAGHGVVAAAQLLDVAPSPEDAVANAAKYLAWATSQVLEGA, from the coding sequence ATGCGCATTCTGATTGCACCGGATAAATTCAAGGGCTCCCTCACCGCTGCCGAGGCCGCCGCGGCCATGGCGGAAGGGGCGCTCAGGGTGTACCCGGATGCCGTCGCCAACCAGTTCCCCATCGCCGACGGCGGGGAGGGAACCTTGGAGGCGGCCGTCGCCGCCGGCTACGAGGAGCGGATCAACGCCGTGGTGGGCCCCATCCTGAAGCCTGTTGGGGCGGCCTGGGCGATCCGGAAGAACCCCGCAGGCGGTGCCGTTGCGGTCATCGAGACCGCGCAGGCTTCGGGACTCGCGCAGATGGAGCCCACGGCCGCCAACGCCCTGCGGGCGCACAGTTACGGCTGCGGCCAGCTGATCGCCGCGGCCCTCGACGCCGGTGCCACCGAAATTGTGCTGGGTCTGGGGGGATCGGCCATGACCGACGGCGGCAGCGGCGCCCTGCGCGCGCTTGGCCTCAAGCCGCTGGACAGCGCAGGAAACGTGGTCCCGCTGGGGGGCGGGTCGCTTGCCGATGTAGTGGCCCTCGATACCTCCGGACTGGATCCGCGACTGACCGCCGTTACCTTTCGGATCGCCGTTGACGTGCAGAACCCGCTGTTCGGCGCCACCGGCGCCGCCCACATATTCGGCCCCCAAAAGGGAGCCGACGCGGACGCTGTGGAACTGCTCGACGCCGGCCTCCGCAATTGGGCGTCCGTCCTCCGGGAGGCGACAGGCCGGGACGTCAACCTCCCGGGCGCGGGCGCGGCGGGCGGCTTCCCGGCGTCGTTCCTTGCCTTTGGCAACGCGCGGCTGGAGGGCGGGTTTGCGCTGGTGGCCGGGCTCACGGGACTGCCGGCCCAGCTTGATGAGGCGGACCTTGTGATCACCGGCGAGGGTTCGTTGGACTCGCAGTCCCTGACCGGCAAAGCCCCCATCGCCCTCGCCGATGCAGCCCGTGAACGGGGCATTCCGGTGATTGTGGTGGCGGGCCGGATCCTGGTCACGCCCGAGGACCTGGCCGGCCACGGGGTCGTGGCCGCCGCGCAGTTGCTCGACGTGGCACCAAGCCCGGAAGACGCCGTCGCCAACGCCGCGAAGTACCTCGCCTGGGCAACCAGCCAGGTCCTGGAAGGCGCCTGA
- a CDS encoding DUF6328 family protein, which produces MPNVEDFTGKSGRHETREEQLDRNWAELLQELRVLQTGVQILAGFLLTLPFQQRFEKLDGFQVTLYLVNVVIAALTTAFILLPVSVHRRLFRQRLKETLVSSADTITKLALAGVGMLSVGTAALVFDVTAGRTAGLTAGGILLAVLLVLLVLVPLRLNRRARVR; this is translated from the coding sequence ATGCCGAATGTGGAGGATTTCACGGGCAAATCAGGCCGGCATGAGACCAGGGAAGAACAGCTGGACCGCAACTGGGCCGAACTGCTTCAGGAGCTCCGGGTCCTGCAAACGGGGGTGCAGATTTTGGCCGGTTTCCTCCTCACCCTTCCGTTCCAGCAGCGGTTCGAGAAACTGGACGGCTTTCAGGTCACGCTCTATCTGGTCAACGTGGTGATCGCGGCCCTCACCACAGCCTTCATCCTGCTTCCGGTGAGCGTCCATCGCCGCCTGTTCCGCCAACGCCTGAAGGAGACCCTGGTATCAAGCGCCGATACCATCACCAAACTGGCGCTGGCCGGGGTTGGCATGCTCAGCGTGGGGACGGCGGCGCTGGTTTTTGACGTCACCGCCGGGCGCACGGCGGGACTGACCGCAGGCGGCATCCTGCTGGCGGTCCTCCTGGTCCTGCTGGTGCTTGTCCCGCTTCGCCTGAACCGCCGCGCGCGGGTGCGGTAG
- a CDS encoding SDR family oxidoreductase, whose translation MSDDQKQTEPPADPRGSYHSGGFPKQEQEQPGLAAPMDPKPDHGEFSYEGHGALQGKAALITGGDSGIGKAAAIAFAREGADVAISYLPEEEEDAQDTAEWIRKAGRRALLLAGDGREEDFSTRIVEDTVAGFGGLDVVVLNAAYQKNRDSFESLATEEFDRVFRTNLYSLIWTARAAVPHLKAGSSIISTASIQAFNPSPGLIDYAMTKAAQVAFTKALAEELGPKGIRVNAVAPGPIWTPLIPATEWPDKLPTFGQDTPLQRAGQPAELAAAYVLLASEQGSYISGAVLPVTGGKGL comes from the coding sequence ATGAGCGATGACCAGAAGCAGACCGAACCCCCCGCCGACCCCCGGGGCAGTTACCATTCGGGCGGGTTCCCGAAGCAGGAGCAGGAACAGCCGGGGCTCGCGGCCCCGATGGATCCCAAACCGGACCATGGCGAATTCAGCTACGAGGGTCACGGCGCCCTGCAAGGCAAAGCAGCGCTCATAACGGGCGGCGACTCCGGGATCGGCAAGGCCGCGGCCATTGCCTTCGCACGCGAGGGCGCCGACGTCGCAATTTCCTATCTTCCGGAGGAAGAGGAGGATGCCCAGGACACGGCAGAGTGGATCCGCAAAGCCGGCCGGCGCGCGCTGCTGCTGGCCGGAGACGGGCGCGAGGAGGATTTCAGCACCCGGATCGTGGAGGACACCGTGGCCGGGTTCGGCGGACTCGACGTTGTGGTGCTGAATGCCGCCTACCAGAAGAACCGGGACAGCTTCGAGAGCCTCGCCACCGAGGAATTTGACAGGGTGTTCCGGACCAATCTGTACTCGCTGATCTGGACGGCGCGGGCTGCCGTACCTCACCTGAAAGCCGGCTCCTCGATCATTAGCACGGCGTCCATTCAGGCCTTCAACCCGTCCCCGGGGCTGATTGACTATGCCATGACCAAGGCCGCGCAGGTGGCGTTCACCAAGGCGCTGGCCGAGGAACTGGGGCCCAAGGGGATCCGCGTCAATGCTGTGGCTCCCGGGCCCATCTGGACCCCGCTGATCCCGGCAACCGAATGGCCGGACAAGCTCCCCACGTTCGGCCAGGACACTCCCCTGCAGAGGGCCGGCCAGCCGGCGGAGCTCGCAGCGGCGTATGTGCTGCTGGCATCTGAACAGGGGTCCTATATCTCCGGGGCGGTGCTGCCGGTGACCGGCGGCAAGGGTCTCTAA
- a CDS encoding GAF and ANTAR domain-containing protein, which produces MAAETPRGPGWESLPDPHDVVFESSDVEDFLAAVTGEFIHDLDGDTRLISWAVTFFRPGAVRTAAAGSAAARAADEEQCSFADGPVLESLRTADFVHVADTALDRRWPGYASAASDHGVRSLVSIPIVSAAGSQAALSLYAATPHAFSSQDIVLARRFVRQVARSLRLVVRVAERVEGNAQLAIAQSSAVLMDLAVGILVADYGLGHEAAVQYMRTVARHTGQGLRQTALNIVAASRPETGEPRQEDAGFGLIAVETPALNEGPYKTGSTS; this is translated from the coding sequence ATGGCCGCGGAGACTCCACGGGGGCCTGGCTGGGAATCCCTGCCAGACCCCCACGATGTGGTGTTCGAGAGCTCGGATGTTGAGGACTTCCTTGCTGCTGTCACCGGCGAATTCATACACGACCTGGACGGCGACACCCGCTTGATCAGTTGGGCCGTCACCTTCTTCCGCCCCGGAGCGGTCCGGACGGCCGCCGCCGGAAGCGCCGCGGCCAGGGCAGCAGACGAAGAGCAGTGTTCGTTCGCGGACGGACCCGTGCTCGAATCCCTGCGCACCGCTGATTTTGTCCACGTCGCAGACACGGCCCTCGACCGCCGCTGGCCCGGTTACGCCAGTGCCGCATCAGATCACGGGGTCAGATCACTGGTGTCCATCCCCATTGTGTCTGCGGCGGGTTCACAGGCCGCGTTAAGCCTCTATGCCGCCACCCCCCATGCCTTCAGCAGCCAGGACATCGTGCTGGCGCGCCGGTTTGTCCGGCAGGTGGCCAGGTCCCTGCGCCTGGTGGTTCGGGTTGCGGAGCGGGTGGAAGGTAATGCGCAACTGGCAATAGCCCAGAGTTCTGCAGTCCTCATGGACCTGGCTGTCGGCATCCTTGTGGCCGACTACGGGCTCGGCCATGAGGCGGCGGTGCAATATATGCGGACCGTCGCGCGTCACACCGGGCAGGGGCTGCGCCAGACGGCCCTGAATATCGTGGCGGCCTCCCGCCCGGAGACGGGGGAACCCCGTCAGGAGGATGCCGGCTTCGGCCTTATCGCGGTCGAAACGCCGGCGCTTAATGAAGGACCCTACAAAACAGGGAGCACATCATGA
- a CDS encoding SGNH/GDSL hydrolase family protein, translating to MKLRKQEKAATSAPIEPAGHPWRRMVALGDSFTEGVGDPDPRSEGGLRGWADRVAEELSISQPDFAYANLAIRGLLLQQIFDRQLEPALALKPDLVTLSAGGNDMVFRRTDPDRLAERIDVGVEQLARSGATVVLFAGPDWGATPVFSQIRGKVAIFNENLHAVAARHGAVMVDLWFLRELTHPGMWDPDRLHFSPLGHHTIASAVLKALSVPHSLVPLEPKPPLPRSWREARAEDLVWAREYLFPWVVRQLKHPSEAELTAKRPEPGPVFGLGSPPAPYLSGGHAA from the coding sequence ATGAAGCTCAGGAAGCAGGAGAAGGCAGCCACAAGCGCCCCCATTGAGCCGGCAGGTCACCCGTGGCGCAGGATGGTGGCCCTGGGGGATTCCTTCACCGAGGGGGTGGGTGATCCGGATCCCCGCAGCGAGGGCGGCCTGCGGGGCTGGGCAGACCGCGTGGCCGAGGAACTCAGCATCAGCCAGCCGGACTTTGCCTACGCGAACCTCGCCATCCGCGGCCTCTTGCTGCAGCAGATCTTCGACCGGCAGTTGGAGCCGGCCCTGGCGTTGAAGCCGGATCTGGTGACCCTATCGGCCGGCGGCAACGACATGGTGTTCCGGCGCACTGATCCGGACCGGCTGGCGGAACGGATTGACGTGGGGGTGGAGCAGCTGGCCCGGTCCGGCGCCACCGTGGTGCTCTTTGCCGGACCGGACTGGGGTGCCACGCCGGTCTTCAGCCAGATCCGCGGCAAGGTGGCCATCTTCAACGAAAATCTTCATGCGGTGGCCGCCCGGCACGGCGCAGTGATGGTGGACCTGTGGTTCCTCCGGGAACTCACGCATCCCGGCATGTGGGACCCGGACCGGCTGCACTTCTCACCCCTGGGGCACCACACCATCGCCAGCGCAGTGCTGAAGGCACTCAGCGTCCCGCACTCGCTGGTGCCGCTGGAGCCCAAGCCGCCTCTGCCGCGCAGCTGGCGGGAGGCCCGGGCGGAAGACCTGGTCTGGGCACGCGAGTACCTTTTCCCATGGGTGGTGCGTCAGTTGAAGCACCCCTCAGAAGCGGAGTTGACGGCCAAACGGCCCGAGCCCGGCCCGGTCTTCGGCCTGGGCTCCCCGCCGGCACCCTACCTGAGTGGAGGCCACGCCGCCTGA
- a CDS encoding uracil-xanthine permease family protein, producing MSMLGMKWKLHGTGRSIKPGHVVAPDERLAWPLTIGVGMQHVVAMFGATFLVPIITGMPPATTLFFSGIGTLLFLVITKGRVPSYLGSSFAFIAPIMASQQQFGIPGALGGVLLAGVALALIGAIVQKFGAGWINRLMPPIVTGAIVALIGLNLAPAAKMNFAAAPITAVITLATIILVSVLFRGIIGRLSILAGVVVGYLVAMLRGEVSYDKMDAAAWIGLPHFQTPEFHAGVLGLFVPVVLVLVAENIGHVKSVAAMTGQNLDDVSGRALMADGIATVLAGAGGGSGTTTYAENIGVMAATKVYSTAAYWVAGIFAIVLSFSPKFGELIATVPQGVLGGAATMLYGMIGILGVKIWVQNKVNFANPVNLTTAAVALIIGIADYTWTIGELTFTGIALGSAAALVIYHGMRAIARARGTVAEPETEVAGLPPAAKAALNAATKRGPKRR from the coding sequence ATGAGCATGCTCGGAATGAAATGGAAGCTGCACGGCACCGGCAGGTCGATTAAGCCCGGCCACGTGGTTGCCCCGGACGAGCGGCTGGCATGGCCCCTGACCATCGGGGTGGGCATGCAGCATGTTGTAGCCATGTTCGGAGCAACGTTCCTGGTCCCCATCATCACCGGGATGCCGCCGGCCACCACCCTGTTCTTTTCGGGCATCGGCACCCTGCTGTTCCTGGTCATCACCAAGGGCCGGGTACCCAGCTACCTCGGTTCCAGCTTCGCGTTCATCGCGCCCATCATGGCGTCCCAGCAGCAGTTCGGCATCCCCGGAGCGCTGGGAGGAGTGCTGCTCGCCGGCGTCGCCCTGGCCCTGATCGGCGCGATCGTCCAGAAATTCGGTGCGGGCTGGATCAACCGGCTGATGCCGCCGATCGTCACCGGCGCCATAGTGGCCCTGATCGGCCTGAATCTTGCCCCCGCGGCGAAGATGAACTTCGCTGCCGCCCCCATCACCGCAGTGATCACCCTCGCAACCATCATCCTGGTCAGCGTCCTCTTCCGCGGGATTATCGGCCGGCTGAGTATCCTGGCGGGCGTGGTGGTCGGCTACCTGGTGGCCATGCTGCGCGGCGAAGTGAGCTACGACAAAATGGACGCTGCCGCCTGGATCGGCCTGCCGCATTTCCAGACGCCGGAATTCCATGCGGGCGTGCTGGGCCTCTTTGTGCCGGTGGTCCTGGTCCTCGTGGCTGAGAACATCGGGCATGTGAAGTCCGTGGCGGCCATGACCGGGCAGAACCTCGACGACGTCTCCGGCCGTGCGCTGATGGCTGACGGCATCGCCACGGTGCTCGCCGGCGCTGGCGGCGGTTCCGGCACCACCACCTATGCGGAAAACATCGGTGTTATGGCCGCCACCAAGGTGTACTCGACGGCGGCCTACTGGGTGGCCGGAATCTTCGCCATCGTGCTGAGCTTCTCACCCAAGTTCGGGGAACTGATTGCCACGGTCCCGCAGGGCGTGCTCGGCGGCGCGGCCACCATGCTGTACGGCATGATCGGCATCCTCGGCGTGAAGATCTGGGTGCAGAACAAGGTGAACTTCGCCAACCCGGTAAACCTGACCACCGCCGCCGTCGCCCTCATCATCGGCATCGCGGACTATACCTGGACCATCGGGGAACTGACCTTCACCGGCATCGCACTGGGCTCGGCCGCCGCCCTGGTGATCTACCACGGCATGAGGGCCATCGCCAGGGCACGTGGCACCGTGGCGGAACCGGAAACGGAAGTGGCCGGCCTTCCCCCCGCGGCCAAGGCAGCCCTCAACGCGGCAACGAAACGCGGCCCGAAGAGGCGCTGA
- a CDS encoding malonic semialdehyde reductase: MTIAHEEAVIDSAAVDAIFAEARTANSFTGEVTEDQARAIYELTKFGPTAFNSQPLRVTYVRSDEARAKLVDAMSNGNKAKTASAPLVAVLSYDTAWAEQWDNFLPGYNAPKAMYDAAPELAAATGNNNAHLQAGYFILAVRSLGLAAGPMTGADFSAIDAQLFPAGEQKSFLVVNIGQPGENAWGAAKPKFTYEDVVRTV; encoded by the coding sequence ATGACCATTGCCCACGAAGAAGCCGTCATCGACTCGGCCGCCGTCGATGCCATCTTTGCCGAAGCCCGCACCGCCAACTCCTTCACCGGCGAGGTGACCGAGGACCAGGCCCGCGCCATCTACGAGCTCACCAAGTTCGGCCCCACCGCCTTTAACTCCCAGCCGTTGCGCGTCACCTATGTCCGCTCCGACGAGGCCCGCGCCAAGCTCGTTGATGCCATGTCCAACGGCAACAAGGCCAAGACCGCCTCGGCTCCGCTCGTTGCAGTCCTCAGCTACGACACCGCCTGGGCTGAGCAGTGGGACAACTTCCTGCCCGGGTACAACGCGCCGAAGGCCATGTACGATGCCGCTCCGGAGCTGGCCGCGGCCACCGGCAACAACAACGCGCACCTGCAGGCCGGTTACTTCATCCTTGCCGTCCGGTCCCTCGGCCTCGCCGCCGGCCCCATGACCGGTGCCGACTTCAGCGCCATCGACGCCCAGCTGTTCCCGGCCGGCGAGCAGAAGAGCTTCCTCGTGGTCAACATCGGCCAGCCCGGCGAGAATGCCTGGGGTGCAGCCAAGCCCAAGTTCACCTACGAGGACGTCGTCCGCACCGTCTGA
- the pgm gene encoding phosphoglucomutase (alpha-D-glucose-1,6-bisphosphate-dependent) has product MASRAGTVAQPQDLVDITALLDAYYDISPDLGDPGQRVVFGTSGHRGSSLKASFNEKHIIAITQAIVEYRAGQGITGPLFLAKDTHALSEPAQNSALEVLAANGVNVLIDARHGYTPTPALSHAILTHNNNRAAGAPEADGIVVTPSHNPPGDGGFKYNPPHGGPADSDATGWIANRANELLENDLRGVKRVPVADALAADSTGKFDFLSSYVDDLPSVLNLDAIREAGVRIGADPMGGASVDYWGEIGERHHLDLTVVNPTVDPQWAFMTLDWDEKIRMDCSSPAAMASLIKRMSDGGSSAAFDVATGNDADADRHGIVTPLVDGVGGLMNPNHYLAVAIDYLYRNRSGWNPNSVVGKTLVSSSIIDRVAASLGRKLVEVPVGFKWFVPGLLSGEGAFGGEESAGASFNKLDGSVWTTDKDGILLALLASEITAVTGKSPSQLYKGLTDQFGAPVYARIDAAATREQKAALGKLSPSDVTATELAGETITAKLTEAPGNGAPIGGLKVVTENAWFAARPSGTEDVYKIYAESFKGEEHLKQVQAEAKALVDSVIS; this is encoded by the coding sequence ATGGCTAGCCGCGCGGGCACAGTTGCCCAACCCCAGGACCTTGTTGACATTACTGCGCTCCTTGACGCGTACTACGACATTTCGCCGGATCTGGGTGATCCAGGCCAGCGCGTAGTCTTCGGCACGTCGGGGCACCGGGGATCCAGCCTTAAGGCGTCGTTTAACGAAAAGCACATCATTGCCATCACGCAGGCCATTGTGGAATACCGTGCCGGGCAGGGCATCACCGGCCCGCTGTTCCTGGCGAAGGACACCCACGCGCTGAGCGAGCCGGCGCAGAACTCCGCCTTGGAAGTCCTCGCGGCCAACGGCGTGAACGTGCTCATCGACGCCCGCCACGGCTACACCCCCACACCGGCCCTCAGCCACGCCATCCTCACCCACAACAACAACCGCGCGGCCGGCGCCCCCGAGGCTGACGGGATTGTGGTCACGCCCAGCCACAACCCGCCCGGTGACGGTGGCTTCAAGTACAACCCGCCGCACGGCGGCCCTGCCGATTCGGATGCCACCGGCTGGATCGCCAACCGCGCCAACGAACTGCTCGAAAACGACCTCCGCGGCGTCAAGCGCGTTCCCGTAGCGGACGCCCTCGCAGCGGACAGCACGGGCAAGTTCGACTTCCTCAGCAGCTACGTTGACGACCTCCCCTCCGTCCTGAACCTGGATGCCATCCGGGAAGCCGGCGTCCGCATCGGTGCCGACCCCATGGGCGGCGCGTCCGTGGACTACTGGGGCGAGATCGGCGAGCGCCACCACCTGGACCTCACCGTGGTGAACCCCACCGTGGACCCGCAATGGGCCTTCATGACCCTGGACTGGGACGAGAAGATCCGGATGGACTGCTCCTCACCCGCCGCGATGGCTTCCCTGATCAAGCGGATGTCCGACGGCGGCAGTTCAGCCGCGTTCGACGTCGCCACCGGGAACGACGCCGACGCCGACCGCCACGGCATCGTGACGCCTCTTGTTGATGGCGTGGGAGGGTTGATGAACCCGAACCACTACCTCGCCGTCGCCATCGATTACCTGTACCGCAACCGCAGCGGCTGGAACCCGAACTCGGTGGTGGGCAAGACCCTGGTTTCGTCCTCGATCATCGACCGTGTGGCGGCGAGCCTTGGCCGCAAGCTCGTGGAGGTTCCCGTGGGCTTCAAGTGGTTTGTGCCGGGCCTGCTGTCCGGCGAAGGCGCGTTCGGCGGAGAAGAGTCCGCCGGCGCCTCCTTCAACAAGCTGGACGGCAGCGTCTGGACCACGGACAAGGACGGCATCCTGCTGGCCCTGCTGGCCTCGGAGATCACCGCTGTCACGGGCAAGTCACCCTCCCAGCTGTACAAGGGATTGACGGACCAGTTCGGCGCCCCCGTCTACGCGCGCATCGATGCAGCAGCCACGCGCGAGCAGAAGGCGGCACTCGGCAAGCTCTCGCCGTCGGACGTCACTGCAACTGAACTGGCCGGCGAGACCATCACTGCCAAGCTCACCGAGGCCCCGGGCAACGGCGCACCCATCGGCGGGCTGAAGGTGGTCACGGAGAACGCCTGGTTCGCGGCCCGGCCGTCCGGCACCGAGGATGTCTACAAAATCTATGCCGAGTCCTTCAAGGGCGAGGAGCACCTGAAGCAGGTCCAGGCCGAAGCCAAGGCGCTGGTGGACAGCGTCATCTCCTGA
- a CDS encoding NERD domain-containing protein, which produces MGTGDGAAEQSRLAAERVQQLKRRLDQAERATRSWDEGAVGDGTIAEQLSLLVPHGWLLLHDVHWPGRPTASLDHVLVGPGGVVVVNAKNWTGEVRVSAGVLWQGRFARTQSVEGALAQCAAVTSVMAPPHRRLVRPLICLAGQPDLFAITNADVAVAGAERVVEAVLSLPTLLDQREVAGLYTHLSHQLTQEPATESAALRSLTGKRPELSPGREWSPGPEASPRREVLPGSGAADRPAESRHLAAPANGRGAGPGPRHQRSVSAGVRSGYGHRKANAQQQTTAGMGRLLCLAAFVVFAVYVLPYLGR; this is translated from the coding sequence ATGGGGACAGGGGACGGCGCAGCCGAGCAGTCACGGCTCGCAGCGGAGCGCGTTCAGCAGCTAAAACGCCGCCTGGACCAAGCCGAACGCGCCACCAGGTCCTGGGACGAGGGCGCCGTGGGCGACGGGACTATTGCTGAACAGCTCAGCCTTCTCGTCCCGCACGGCTGGCTTCTACTCCATGACGTGCACTGGCCCGGCAGGCCCACGGCCAGCCTCGACCACGTGCTGGTGGGTCCGGGCGGCGTGGTGGTTGTGAATGCCAAGAACTGGACGGGCGAGGTCCGCGTTTCCGCCGGTGTCCTCTGGCAGGGCCGGTTCGCCAGGACGCAGTCGGTGGAAGGGGCCCTGGCGCAATGCGCCGCCGTCACCTCGGTCATGGCGCCGCCGCATCGCCGCCTGGTCCGCCCCTTGATCTGCCTCGCAGGCCAGCCGGACCTCTTCGCGATCACGAATGCCGACGTGGCCGTGGCAGGGGCCGAACGCGTTGTTGAGGCCGTGCTGTCCTTGCCCACCTTGCTTGACCAGCGGGAGGTGGCGGGCCTGTACACGCACCTTAGCCACCAGCTCACGCAGGAACCGGCTACGGAAAGTGCCGCCCTCAGGTCGTTGACCGGCAAGCGGCCGGAGCTGTCGCCGGGGCGGGAGTGGTCGCCGGGGCCCGAGGCGTCCCCGCGGCGTGAGGTGTTGCCAGGGTCCGGGGCAGCAGACCGGCCTGCAGAGTCCCGGCACCTCGCGGCGCCAGCGAACGGGCGCGGCGCCGGGCCGGGTCCGCGCCACCAGCGGTCCGTCAGCGCCGGAGTGCGCAGCGGATACGGACACCGGAAAGCGAATGCTCAGCAGCAGACCACTGCGGGGATGGGCCGGTTGTTGTGTCTGGCGGCCTTCGTGGTTTTTGCTGTCTACGTGCTGCCATATTTGGGACGATAG
- a CDS encoding DUF4190 domain-containing protein, whose amino-acid sequence MSDQTTPRPDSHGPGAQGASESPAGYEPPQFVPPQGKDIPAPPLYDWSKGGPGAEQYGEGAYSQPGADAYSQPGGQHGGGYTQPGSPYGPPDNYGQPSPYGQPSPYQNSPYGQPAYYGQPAAEPKGLSITSMICGISSVLLGWFLIPQLAAIITGHLALGRERSGRAMSITGLVLGYLCLLGYGAFWLFLLVGLTAYRSSSYGY is encoded by the coding sequence ATGAGTGACCAGACCACGCCGCGCCCCGATTCCCATGGGCCGGGCGCTCAAGGAGCAAGCGAGTCGCCGGCCGGCTACGAGCCTCCACAGTTTGTGCCGCCACAGGGCAAGGACATTCCCGCGCCGCCCCTCTACGACTGGAGCAAAGGCGGACCCGGGGCAGAACAGTACGGCGAAGGCGCTTACAGCCAGCCCGGAGCAGATGCCTACAGCCAGCCAGGCGGGCAACACGGAGGGGGCTACACGCAGCCGGGAAGCCCCTACGGTCCGCCGGACAATTACGGCCAGCCCAGCCCTTACGGCCAGCCCAGCCCTTACCAGAACAGCCCTTACGGCCAGCCGGCGTACTACGGCCAACCCGCCGCCGAGCCGAAGGGCCTCAGCATCACGAGCATGATCTGTGGTATTTCCTCGGTCCTGCTGGGGTGGTTCCTCATTCCGCAGCTCGCCGCGATCATCACCGGCCACCTGGCACTGGGCCGCGAACGCTCAGGCAGGGCCATGTCCATTACCGGGCTGGTTCTGGGCTACCTGTGCCTGCTGGGATACGGTGCCTTTTGGCTGTTCCTTTTGGTCGGTCTGACGGCCTACCGCTCATCCTCATACGGGTACTAG